GTATTCATCCCTGAAGCTGTTCTAAGAGAGATCAGAAGTGGAGCTACAATATCCTGGGTAGCTAGAGGACTCGCCTCTGGGAAGCTATCTCTATATACAGAGTCTGAGGATGAGGTTGAAGAGGCTAGGGCACTTATAACTAGGTCTAGAAGGATCCCGCATATGATCCCAGTAGATCTCCCTGAAGCCCTATGCTTAGTTATTGGGAGGAGAAGAGGATATATAGTGTTAACCGAGAATAAAGGAGCTATTATGGCCACAGATATAATCGATGAATATAGAGGTGTGGCTGTGTGGAGAGCACTCGAGATACTACTCACAGCACAGCTGGAAGGTATTATAAGAATAGAGTGTAGTGATTCATCGAGAGTATTTAGGGAATATGAAGAGGATACACTACATATATTTCCTAGAAGGGATCTAATAGAGGCGGTGGGCAGGATTGAGCAAGAGATCTGTAGAAGGGGAGGAGCTAGAGCATAGGATTAGAAAGTGGGTTGAGTTTGAGGAGGAGGCTAGGAGGATTAGGAGGGAGATGGCTGACTGGGAATTCATAGAGAAGCAGGAGCCAAGGATAAGAGAGGCCCTAAAATATTATATAGAGAAGGGGGATATTAGAAGGGCTTCTATGCTAGCAGGGATAGATCTGGAGGAGTTTAGGGAGTTTCTAAGGAAAGCTAGAATACCTGTTATCGTTTAGTGGAAAGGCTCTAGCTCTTAAGCTCTTCTGGTTCTATACCACTCTATGTTTCTAAGAATCATAGCTGGTAGGGCTGCGGTTGATATTAAGATCCAGTATAGGGGGAGTAGGGCTACATATGGGAGTAACGATCTAGAATCTCTCGATCCTCTATGGTTAGAGACTATAATGGCAACTACTGCTAGTGGTATCACACCCTCTATGGATATCGCTATAAGCATTGGGATAGCCGAGCCGCGGATCTGAAGCCCCAATGGATCTATTACCCCGCTTTGCCCACCGCTATGCATATCCCCCTGGCCCTCCCCCCTAGCTATATAGGTTGATGTAGACATCATAGTAGCTATTGACATTAGAAGAGATGCAACAGCTATTACCGGGCTTATATAGCTTATAGAAGCTCTGAGCCTTCTACCGCTGCTGTGGAAGATAATTCTTGAGATGCATTCTAGATGCCCTCTATACCATCTGATCCTCTGCCTAAGATGGCTCGAGAGAGATTTTGGAGCTGTTTCCTCAACATATGAGTCTAGAAGCCCTATCCTATAGCCTTTTTCGAAGAGGATTAGGGAGAGATATGCGTCTTCAGCAAGCTTCTCTGGAAAGCCCCCTACTTCCTCGAGAACCCTCCTCCTGATATATAGCCCCTCACCGCTTAGGGGTGTGTGGAGACCAGATCTCCTTAGAAAGCTTATTATGAGATCATACCATATAACAGTATCTATATATAAAAGCTTGCCAAGCAAGCTCTCACCATATCTATATACCCTTACACCAATAGCATCGTAACCCCTAGCAGTCATTAGCTTTACAGCCTCAGAAACCTGATCCTCGTCAAAGGAGTCGTCTGCATCGTAAACAGCTATGATCTCCCCCTCGAGGGATTTCAGAACCATGTTTAGAGCTCTGGCCTTAGAGCTTCTCCTACCACCAACTATATATATGTTAGATCTGATTCCATTCTCCATAAGATATTTACTAGCTATCTCAGCCCCCCAGAGGGTCTCTACATCGGATTCCTCAACCACGAATACAACATCTAGAAGCTCTCTAGGATATCTCTGCTTGGAAATGCTTATAGCGGTTCTCATTATAGAGCTGGGTTTCTCGAGATATAGTGGAACCACTATAGAGACCTTTGGAAGTCCATATATATCTAACCCATTTAACCCAGATCCTATGTCGATCCTCTCATAGACTATTCTATCCCTTCTAACACCGTACATAGCGATCCATATTAGAGCATTAACCCCTAGATATGCTGTTACAAGCATGATGTCTAAAACCATGAAAGCTTACCATAGAAAATGGTATGAGGAATAATATATATTTCGATCCACATTATTATTAGAGATACCCTTTTAAATGCACATGGAAAACTATAGAGGCCATATTATTTTAGAGCTGAGAAATGATTATGGGAGGCGGCATTGCTATATGCCAATCTATGAGAGGATAGGCGCTGTGATCCTTGCAGCAGGTGAATCGAAGAGAATGGGGTTTCCAAAACAGCTTATAGAAGTATGTGGCGAGAAGATTATAAGGATCGTTATTAGAAAGGCCCTAGATATGGGGTTCGGAGATATAGTTGTTGTGCTAGGTCATATGGCTAGAGATATAGCTAGGTATATAGATGATATGACTGGGGTAAAGATCATAGTTAACCCAAGGTATAGAGAGGGGATGAGCACAAGCCTTATAGAGGGTGTCAAGAATCTAAGAAAGGATATAGAGGCATTCATGGTGATCCTCGGGGATCAGCCTTTCATATCGAAAGAAACGATGAGAAAGATCATAGAGAGCTACTATGGAGTAGAGGAAAAACCTCTAATGGTGATACCAACCTATAGAGGTTTAAGAGGTAATCCGGTTCTTATTTCATCGAGAATTATTACAGATATCATGGAGCTGAAGGGAGATATTGGGGCTAGGGCTCTTATGGAGAAATATAGAGCATATATATATTATGTTGAAACTCAGGATCCTGGTGTGGTTCTTGACATAGACACGAAGGAGGATCTCGAGAGGGCATTGAAGATCTTTGGAGAGAATTGCGTAGATCCTAAGACAGGATAGGAAAAAAGCTTTAAGACAATTCAAAGCCCACCCCCTATATCTCGAAAGCCATAGAGGCTTCAAGGATAAAAGGAGCTATGCGTATATATTACTAGGTGTCTAAATATGTCTATAAGGCTTGAGAGAGGCCCAGACGAGTATACATGGATCATACCTAAGGGCGCTAGGCCTGGTATGAGGACAGACGTGGTTGTATTCGGAGACGAGTTTCTAATCAAGAAGATGAAAGAGGATATGACGCTGATCCAGGGGGCTAATGTAGCCACATTACCAGGTGTAGTGGGGAAGGTATATATAATGCCAGATGGGCATCAGGGCTATGGCTTCCCAATAGGTGGGGTAGCTGCATTCGATGTTGATGAGGGGATAATATCTCCAGGCGGTGTGGGATATGATATAAACTGCGGCGTTAGGCTTATGAGAACAAATCTCATGGAGAAGGATGTGAGGCCAAAGCTTAAAGAGCTCGTAGATACACTCTTCGAGAATATCCCAAGCGGGGTTGGTGCAGAGGGGAAGATCAGGGTATCTATTCAGGATATAAACAATA
The Sulfolobales archaeon DNA segment above includes these coding regions:
- a CDS encoding glycosyltransferase family 2 protein; the protein is MVLDIMLVTAYLGVNALIWIAMYGVRRDRIVYERIDIGSGLNGLDIYGLPKVSIVVPLYLEKPSSIMRTAISISKQRYPRELLDVVFVVEESDVETLWGAEIASKYLMENGIRSNIYIVGGRRSSKARALNMVLKSLEGEIIAVYDADDSFDEDQVSEAVKLMTARGYDAIGVRVYRYGESLLGKLLYIDTVIWYDLIISFLRRSGLHTPLSGEGLYIRRRVLEEVGGFPEKLAEDAYLSLILFEKGYRIGLLDSYVEETAPKSLSSHLRQRIRWYRGHLECISRIIFHSSGRRLRASISYISPVIAVASLLMSIATMMSTSTYIARGEGQGDMHSGGQSGVIDPLGLQIRGSAIPMLIAISIEGVIPLAVVAIIVSNHRGSRDSRSLLPYVALLPLYWILISTAALPAMILRNIEWYRTRRA
- a CDS encoding DNA-binding protein, producing MLASSRIAIADTCFIIDWARYRNREIIFSVFDIVFIPEAVLREIRSGATISWVARGLASGKLSLYTESEDEVEEARALITRSRRIPHMIPVDLPEALCLVIGRRRGYIVLTENKGAIMATDIIDEYRGVAVWRALEILLTAQLEGIIRIECSDSSRVFREYEEDTLHIFPRRDLIEAVGRIEQEICRRGGARA
- a CDS encoding nucleotidyltransferase family protein is translated as MPIYERIGAVILAAGESKRMGFPKQLIEVCGEKIIRIVIRKALDMGFGDIVVVLGHMARDIARYIDDMTGVKIIVNPRYREGMSTSLIEGVKNLRKDIEAFMVILGDQPFISKETMRKIIESYYGVEEKPLMVIPTYRGLRGNPVLISSRIITDIMELKGDIGARALMEKYRAYIYYVETQDPGVVLDIDTKEDLERALKIFGENCVDPKTG